Genomic DNA from Fimbriimonas ginsengisoli Gsoil 348:
TGCCGGCGAAGATCGAGCCTACGATTTTCCCTTTGTAAAGGACCGGACTTCCGCTATCGCCGGGTCCGTTGATGTCGTTTTTCGCGGGCTCGATCAACGCCATCTTGTCGCCTGCCTCCTCATAGGTCGATCGGAGGAGAACCGGTCGCTCGTAAACGTCAAACCCGTGGTCGCAAATCCGCGCCATCATCTGGGTATCCGGGGGCACCGTTTGAAGGGTCGCCCAGTCCATCCACCCGGTCGGGTTGTCGGTGACGAGCCGGCCGCTCGGCGAGGTGAAATTCGAAGAGCCGCCTCCACTGGAGCCGCCGCACCCCACGAGAATCATTGCTAAGCTGGCGAAGGGAATTGTAAATCGTTTCATCTCTGACCTCCTGGTCGAGTCACCGCAGTGAGTCCAACTATAGGCCGGAAAGCTCTTAAACCCCCGTTTCGATACAATAACCTGCAAATGTGCCGGGAATTCTTATGCCGACGCGATGACTTCGGCATATAGCGCAGGGTCTACGTTTCCTCCGGAAACGACACAGCAAACATTCTTCCCCGCGAAGAGGTCGGGGCGCGTTGCCACCGCGCCCACCGCCAGCGCTCCGGTAGGTTCCGACTTAAGGTTCGCCAGCCGAAACAGGTCGCGCACGCCGTTTCGAATCGCCGCCTCGGGAACTTCGATCACCTCGTGAATCGACCGCGAGAGGATTTCCCAATTAAGAACCCCAACCTGCCGCGTGCGAGCGCCGTCGGCAAGGGTTTGCGGCTCCTGTTCGTTCGCGAGCCGCCGCCCCTCGCGCATCGAACGGGCAAAGTCGTTTCCCAACGCGGGCTCGGCGCCGACGACATCCGCCGCCGAGCCGCCCTCGTATAGCCCTCGCACCAATCCCGCCGCGAGGCCACCCCCTCCGACCGGAGCCACGACGAAATCGAACGCCTGAGCGTGCGTCGCGATCTCGATACCCAAGGAGGCATTGCCGGCCACGACAAGCTCATCGTCGAATGGGCTGGCGACGTACGCCTCCGGGTTCTCCCGCGCAAGCTGCGCCACCCGATCTTCTCGGGTGACTTTAGTGGTGTCGATGAGGTCGACGGTTGCCCCGTAACCTCGCACCGATTCGATCTTTACCGCCGAGGAGGTGGCCGGCATCACCACCGTGCACCCCTTCCCGGTCAGCTTGGCCGCCAAAGCCAACGCCTGACCGAAGTTGCCCGATGAGGCGGTCAGCAGGTGTGGGTTCGAAACGTTTCTAGCGACGTTGTACGCCGCCCGAAACTTGAAGCTACCGGTCCGTTGGAAGACTTCGACGGCGAGGGTTACGCGGACCCCCAGCCGTTCGATGAGTAAGTCCGGAGTGAGAAAAACGGTCGGTCGATGCACGGGTGAGATTGTAGATTCAACCGATCCAAGAACTTCAATCTACAATGAAGAGATCATGATCCTCCTATCTTTCATCATCAGCGGACTCGCCCTCGGCGGCCCCGGCGATGTCAACGTTAAGTTCCAGCCGATGGCGGATGGAGCGATGCGCAAGATCGGCTACTACATGCCGCAGCGTCTGCAACTCTCCTTCGTGCGACCCGCCGGAATCAAGAAGCTCCCGGCTGGACTGACCAGCCCCAAGTACGGCACATTGGCGATCGGCGGCAAGAAGGTTTGCCTCATCCTAGACGAACCGGCCGGAAAGCCTGCCCGGTTGTTCGTGGACACCAACGGAGATGGCGACTTGACGAACGACAAAGCGCCCGAGTGGAAGCAGCAAGCCAACAAGCTTTACATGGGCAGCATGCAGGTGCCGCTCATGATCGGAGGCAGCGTTCGCCCGGTAACCCTCTCCGCTTACCGTTTCGATCCGGCGGATCGACCCCAGTTCAAGAACACGATCCTCTACTATCGCGACTACGCGGTCAAGGGGGAAATGAAGCTCGGAAGTAAGACCTACCCGGTCATCCTTTCCGACGAAACCGCTTCCGGAAACTTCGCCTCCACCGCCAAAGGGGCGCGCACTTCCCTGCTGATCGACCGCAACGCGGACGGCCGCTTTATGCAGGAAGAGATGTTCGACGTATCGAAGCCGTTCAACTTGGACGGAACTACCTACAAGGTCGGCAAGATCGCGACCGACGGCTCCTCGCTTCAGCTTGTGAAGAGCGACGAGGAGGTAGCGGAGGTGCCATTGCCGCCGGACGTGTCGCTCGGGAAGAACGTTCTGCCGTTCCAAGCCGAAACCACATCCGGACAGAAGATCGACTTCCCGACCACCTACAAGGGCAAGGTCGTTATGCTCGACTTCTGGGCAACCTGGTGCGGACCGTGCGTCGCGGAGCTCCCGAACGTAAAGAAAGCGTACGCCCAGCTTCACGACAAGGGATTCGAGATCCTCAGCATCAGCCTCGACCAGAAAGGGGACGGCCCCAAGCTGGCCAAGTTCACCAAGGACAACGACATGCCGTGGAACCAGGTCTACGACGGCGGCTTCTGGGACGCGCGCGTGGCCAAGTTGTACGGCGTCCACGCCATCCCGTTCGTGATTCTCGTCGACGGCGACACCGGCAAGATCATCGCCAACGAAACCACCCTCCGAGGCCCTCAGATCGTCGATACGATCACGAAGGCCCTGAAGTCGAAAGGCATCAACTGATCCCCGGCACGGACTACCAAGCCGTAGCATCGGCTCCCAGCCGATGAACCTCACCAACATCCTGGTCGCGTAAAAAAGGCCAGGGGCAGCGATGCCCTTGGCCCCCGTAGCAGGATCAAACACCCCGGTTACGTCCTACCCGCCGACCTTAGAATGTGCCAAGGATACGAACACCGGGTCTTCTCGCGCGTTTGAAAAAGTAGATCCCACGGAGACGGGGCAACGGCCTTTAGAGCTCCAGGAGACGAAATGAAAAACACGCTTCTCAAATTCGCCACTCTCGGTCTCCTCGCCGCCACCGCCGCGATGCCGATAATGGCATCGGCACAAAGCTATCGGCAACACCGAGATTCCCAGAAGAACCAGTGGAAGAACATCGGTATCGGCGCGGCCGCAGTGGGTCTCTACGGTCTTATCAAGGGTGACACTAACCTCGCGCTCTTGGGAGGAGCCGGCGCGGCGTACTCCGCTTACCGTTACGATCAAGACGGAAAGCAAAGCCGCTATGGTCGATACGATCGGTACGGTTACGACAACGGCGGTTACGACCGCTACGGTTACAACCGCGATGGATATAACCGGGACGGCTACGACCGAAACGGACGCGATCGCAACCGATACGGCAACGACTACGGGCATGGCCGGGATCACAACGGTTGGTCCGATCGAAACAACGACCGGGATTCCCGCTCGAATCGCGGGCCGGGTAACAGCGATTGGGGCCACTCTCGCGGCCATCGCAACCACGACTAACCGATTGTGGAGCGCGACCCCGCGCTCCCATCAGGCGCCCCCTCCTTCCCCTGGGGGCCGTCCCTTCTAGGGATACACGTAGTAGATATCCCACTCGTCTTGGCTCACCTCCCGGAAACCGTGTTTTCGGTAGAAACGATTGGAGTCGCTTCCTTTCAGCGCTCCGAGTCGGATTGAGCCGCTCCTCTGTTTCGCCAAGTCGAAGAGGTGAGCCATCACCGCGGATCCGACGCCGCTCCCCTGGAATGCTGGAAGGATGTACAGGTGGTCCAGGTGGAACCCCTCCTCCGTCGGAAGAAGCGCGTAGAAGCCGACCCGCTTTCCATCCAAGTCGATCGATCGGGTGTGGTCGGGCTGAAAGGTTCGTACGAGTCGTTCTCGGGCACGGACCGGATCGAACCGGCCGACCAGTTCGAGGCTTTCTCGCATCGCGGCCGTTCGAATCGCGATCAGATCGTCGAGATCGCCTCGCGTGACTTCCCCATAGCTTAGCCGGGCCTCGAGGTCGTCCATTGACGGGGATATTGTTGCATTCCCGGCCGGCCGCGTGGGAATAAAAGAGGACCGCATTTCGTAGAAAAGCCATGCTTTTCCGAGATCGAACGGACGCCGGACGGCGACTCGCGGAGCGCCTACTCTCCTACCGAGAGCTCCACCCGATCGCCCTCGGCCTCGCCCGTGGCGGCGTTGTGGTGGCAGCGGCGGTTGCCAAAGAGCTTGGCGGCGACTTCGACGTGCTGGTCGCCCGGAAAGTCGGCGCGCCGAACTTTCCCGAAGTCGGAATCGGCGCTGTGGGTCCGGAGGGCGGACGGTTCTTCGACATCCGCTCCGTTCGGGCGCTGGGGTTGCTCGACCGGGATCTCGACCGTCTTGCGGAATCGGAGGAAGCGGAGGTGCGGCGCAGGTTAGCCGCCTACCGGCTTGGCCGCCCCGCACCAATCCTAACCGATCGGTACGTCATCGTCGTCGACGACGGCTTGGCAACCGGGGTAACCGCCGTCGCCGCATGCGAATACGTCCGGCGTCAATCTCCGAAAAAGCTCATCCTAGCGGCGCCCGTATGCTCCCAGCAAGCCGCCGAGCTGCTGGCCTCCCACGTCGACGAAGTCGTTTGCCTCCACTCCCCGGAAGATTTCCGATCCGTGGGCGAATGGTACGAAAACTTCACCCAAACCACCGACCAAGAAGTAATGCTCCTCCTCTCCGAAGCCGAACGCGCCGGCTACCTAGCCTAACCAACCGCCACTGCCACCTTCCCTTCCCTCCGCCCTCCGCCCTCCGCCCTCCGCCCTCCGCCCTTGTAAGGGTAATTTGTCCCCATGGCCCCCGCCTCCCCCGAGTCGCTAGGAATTCCCTCTGCCGCGATCAGCGCGCTTCTCGACTCGGCCGCCGACTCGAACATCGAATTGCACAGCTTGATGGTCCTTCGTCACGGCAAAGTGGCCGCCGCGGGATGGTGGGATCCGTACCGGCGAAACGACGTTCACCTTCTCTATTCGCTCAGCAAGAGCTTCACGTCCACCGCGATCGGCTTGGCTGCTTCGGAAGGGCGGCTGACGCTCGACGATAAGGTCGTCACTTTCTTCCCCGAGGCTTTGCCCGATATCCCGAGCGAGAATCTGATGGCGATGCGGGTTCGGGATCTGCTCACTATGGCTTCCGGCCACGCCGCCGACACCTTCGGGCCTCTCATGTGGGATAGCGACGACTGGGCTCGAGGATTTCTCGCGATTCCGGTCGAACACGAGCCAGGGACCCACTTCGTTTACAACACCGGCGCCACCTACATGCTCTCGCGCATCCTGCGGAGCGTCTCCGGCGAGAATCTCACCGACTACCTTCGGCCGCGGCTGTTCGATCCGCTCGGAATCGATGAGGCGACCTCACTGAAAGACCCCGCCGGCACCGACCTCGGCGGAACTGGACTCAGCATAACAACCGAGTCGATCGCGAAATTCGGGCAGCTCCTTCTTCAGGACGGGGTTTGGGAAGGCAAGCGGTTGCTCCCAGAGGGATGGGTTGACGAGGCATCTTGGCCGCACGTATCGAACGGCGACGATCCGAATTCCGACTGGGCGCAGGGGTATGGATACCAGTTTTGGCGCTGCCGCCACGGCGCCTATCGCGGCGACGGGGCGTTCGGCCAGAACTGCATCGTCGTCCCGGAAAAGGACGCGGTCTTCGTCACCACTGCGAGGGCCGACGACCTCCAGGCGCTGCTGAACCTGTTCTGGACTCACCTTCTGCCCGCCTTGGGAGAAGCTCTGCCAGAAGACCCCATCGCCCACGCAACTCTCCAGAATCACCTCGACAACCTGTACATGCACCCACCGATGGGAGGCGGATTCTCCCCGATATCGGAAACGATCTCAGGACGTACCTACGAAGACACCGATGGCGGAACCTATCGGTTCCAGTTCATCGGAGACCGTTGCCGGGTCCACGCTCTGGGACACGTTATCGAGGCCGGATTGGGCGACTACGTCCGCGGGGAGACCTCCTTCGATTCCAAAGAACCGAGGCCGGTTGCCACGTGGGCTCGTTGGACGGAGGACGACGTGCTCACAATCCGAATCCAAGACACCAAGACCCCTCTCAACACGGTACTGACATGTCGCTTCGGCGACGGAGTCCGAGTGGAACTGCGCCGATCCGGCACCTTCATGCCAGCCGAGGGACCGGTCTTTGAAGGACGATCCGAACCCAGTTAGCTGCTTAAGGGCTCGTTGTATCATTCCCACGGAATGAAGAGAGCCCTTGTATTGGCTACGGTTCTCGCGGCTACCTCTGCCGAGGCATGCTCCGGACCCGACGTCATGGGAACGATCGAGGCGCATCAGCGTTTCGCGACGGTTTGCGCGTGTGCTATCGGACTTCTATTCTTGGTCGCCCTTCGGCTTACGATTTCCCGTCGGCTCGATACGGGGACCTTTTGGAACTTGGCGGGGATGTTCGCCCTTCATCCCGCTTGGACGATCAGCGGCTTCGACGGTGATTGCGGCTTCATGCAGGTCAACGCATCTATTCTCTTTCTTGGGATTGCCGCCCTATTGACCTGGTTCCTCTTCCTCGCCTGGTTCCGCGCGGGGACCACGACGGCTCGCCGTGCGACCTCGCCTAGCGAACAGAACTGACGTCGGAACCTACCAAGGAAAAACCTCATGTTGGTCAGTCCCCCTTCACATTTGAAGGCATACAGTAACGTAACTGGCAGTTTTATCGTTATTCTTTCTCGTGCCACACCTCGCACTCGCCCTTCTCCTCGGCCTGGCGCCGATCCAGACTCCGATCGCCGAGCTTCCGTTCGAGCTGGTCGGCAACCACATCTATTTGAAAGGCGAGGCGGAGAACCGGCCGATCTCGATCCTGCTCGACTCCGGAGCCGGCATGTCGGTTCTCGACTCGGGAATTGCCGAGCGGTGGAACATTCCTCGGAATAAGAGCGGTTTGCCGGTAACCGGCGCGGGGGCCAAACCGATCCAGGCGCAGATGCTTCAAGGATTCAAGGTCCGATTTGCGGGAACGAAGATCGACCAACCGATCATCATCGGTATCCCGCTGGAACAGCTCGCCTATCTGGAAGGGAGGCCCCTCGAGGCGGTAGTCGGGAATGAGTTCTTTCAAAAGTACGTCGTCAATATCGACTATGCCAATCGCAAGGTGAGGCTGTTCAACCCCGAGGGATACACCTACACCGGCAAGGGGAAGGAACTGTCGATCCGCCTGGTAGGCAACCATCCGCACATCGACGCGGAAATCGAGGTACCAGAGATCGGCAAGCTTCCGGTGGAAGCGGTGATCGACACAGGCGCGGGCTCGAGCGTGAATCTGACCGGCCGTCTAATGGAGGCGCAGAAGCTGGACGGCCATTTCCCCAAGAGTCCGATCGCACCCTCCGGGGCCGGCGTCGGCGGCGCGACGACCGGCCGTCCGGGACGGCTTGGCTCCCTCAGCTTCGGTGGATTCAAGCTCGATCGGCCGGTCGCCTCGATGGAGCTGAGCAACGGCGGAGCCCTCGGCACCGGAGCGGCGTACGACATCCTCATAGGCGGCGACGTGATGCGCCGCTTCGACGTCACTTTCGACTACTCCCGGAAGAAGCTGTATCTTCAGGCGAACGAGGAGTTCATCAAGCCGTTTCCGGGCGACCAGACCGGCTTCCTCATGACGGCCGAGGGGAAGAACCTCCGAACCTACCGGGTCATGTGGGTCTCCGACGGAACTCCGGCCAAGGAGGCGGGCATCCAGGTGGGCGACGTTCTCGTCCAGGTGGACGGCAAACCGGCGGAAACCTATGAGCTGTATCAGCTTAAGAAGCTTTTCCGGGAGCCGGACAAGCAATGGAAACTGGAGCTGGATCGCAACGGCGAACGCAAGAAGATCAACCTGAAAGGCCGTTCGATCGTATGATGGGGGCGTGAAGCGTTCACAATCCGTGCCCGCGGTCTTCGTCGCCGCGGTTGCCGCCTCGTTGGTGGCCGGGTGCTCGTCGGCCGGGCCGACGGAGATCCGGAGATGCGTCGATGCCTCCGGCAACGTCCTTCCCGACCAATATTGCGACCAGCCCGGAATGTACCGCTCCTCCGGAATCCACTATTACGGCACCCCGCACTGGGGATATGGCGGGTCGATGCAAGGAAATGTGCTCCGTGGCTTCGCGGCCTCTCCCTCTTCGGACGCGGAGGTCGTGACCCCAAGTGGCCGCACCATTTCGCGTGGCGGCTTCGGCGGCAGCGGTTCCGGCGGGTTCGGCTAGCCGTGGAGCGCATTGGGATCGATCCCCGCTCGTTTTGGCGCGCAAAGGTCGAGCAGGCTGGGCTGCTCTTCCACACCGAAGGGGACCTTCCCTACTGGAACGAGTCGGCTTACTACCGACTATCGGCAGGCGAGGTCGATGTATTGGAGACCGCAACGAACGAATTGCACGAGATGTGCCTCGCCGCCGTCCAGCACGTTATCGACCACAAGAGATATGCCGAATTTGCGATCCCGCTAAATGCGATTCCTTCTATCGAGTGGGCCTGGGAAGCCGAGCCGCCGTCGCTTTACGGAAGGTTCGACCTCGCCTTTAATGGCGTCGACCCGCCCAAGATGCTGGAGTACAACGCCGACACCCCTACCGCGTTGTTGGAGGCGGCGGTTATCCAATGGAAGTGGCTGGAGGAGCGCTTTCCCGAAGGGGACCAGTTCAATTCCATTTGGGAGGGGCTCGTCGAGCTATGGGGCGAGCTCCGACGGGACCGGCACCTCAAGGGTCCCATTGTCCACTTCGCGTGTTCCGACTCGCTCGAGGACGTCATGACCATCTCCCTCCTCCGCGACACCGCCCACGAAGCAGGAATTCAAACCGAGGGGCTGCTCATGGAGCAGATCGGATGGGACGAGCGGAACCGGTTCTTCGTCGACATGCATGATCGCCGTATCTGGACTATCTTCAAGCTCTACCCATGGGAGTGGCTAATGGCCGACAACTTCGCCACTCAAGCGTTGCAAACCATGTCCGACACCCAATGGATCGAGCCGATCTGGAAGATGATCCTCTCCAACAAAGCGATTTTGTCGGTGTTATGGGAGCTGTATCCCAACCACCCCTACCTACTGCCGGCGTACCTGGATGGTCCGCGGGAGATGACAAGCCACGTGCGAAAGCCAATCCTGGGCCGAGAGGGAGCCAACGTCACCCTATCAGATGGAGAATCCGGCGAGGACCAAGGGTACGGCGAGGAGGGTTTCGTCTACCAGCAACGGTTCGACCTACCTTCATTCGAAGGGAACCACCCGGTCATTGGAAGCTGGGTGATCGACGGAATCGCGCGAGGAATCGGCATCCGCGAGTCGGATGGTCTAATCACAGACAATCTGTCGCGGTTCGTGCCGCACCTCTTTGTCTAAACCGGAAACGGTGCCGTTGCATTCCTCCGTGACCCTGGTGCTGGCGACTCGTTAGACAATCGTGCTTGCCTTGATCGCCTTTGCCGTAGTCAGAGCCTCGATCGTTGGTCCGCGAAACGCGAGGATCGACATCAGCCCCATCCAAGCTTCGAAACCTTGGACCTGGACGGCCAAGAAGGAGAATGAAGCGATTAGGTGCTTCGATTTCCGCGACGGGATCGTGGCATACACCGACACCTCGATCACCTGGCTCGACCCGATAACCGGCCGCGAGAAATGGCATGTCGACCTCCCGAATATTGAGACCAAGACATACATCCGCCTCACCGGGGTTTTCGCCGACCGCCGCCACGTGGTCGTCACCCGACTCACCAAGGACTCGAGCTACTACGAGACCGTCTCAACGTTCGACGCGGGCAACGGAGCGTTACTAGCCAATCGCCGCATCGAGGACGATTACGGGGTGGCGACGATCGACGGCGAGTCGATTCGCCTCTTCGACAAGGGCAAGGCCAAACTCTTCGACCACTTCGGTATGCCGAAAGGGGAGGAGAACAACTTCCCGTGGCCCGGTGGCAAAGACTTCCCATGGAAGGGAAACGTGGTCGTTTACACCGAGAACGAAGATTTCCCCCTCGATTTCGGCGACGCATCGGGGCTTCGTGGGCTAAGGCTGCGAGCCTTGGACGGGCACGATGTCTGGTCTGATCATCTCATGCGAAGGCAGCATGGCGGCGAGATCACGACACTCGACGGTAAACCCGCATCCGATTTTTTCGGCCCGCCCCTCTGCGCCGACGATATCGGCATCTGGACCCGGCATTGGCAAGGAGGGGCAAGCCAACTCGTCCGTCTCCTGCCGTCGGGAGTGATCGACCGGTCGACCAAGCAGCCGTATGTCGAATACCTGGTTCAATGGACGGACCGGGGAATTTACTTCCGCCGCAACGACCAAATCTGGAGATTTGACGGCTCGAATCTAGCCCTCGTCGCGGATATTCCGGTTCCCCGAGAGGGCGAGCCGGGCGAGATTAGCCGGCATGGATTCATTCGTACTCTCCTCATCGAGAAGGGCGGTAAACGCTATTGCCAGCTAAGGCTCGATCCCCTCACCCGAGGCTACTCGGGCAATCTTTTTGGGAAGCGTAAGGAACAAAAACGGCCCACTGAGAAACTCAGTGGGCCGTAGGAGCATGGGCGGGGCTCCGACGCTACCGCCGGGGGCGGAAGCGGGCGTTCATGCTGTCGTCATCCTCGCCGCCGCGATCGCGCTTCGGGAAGCTGCTGGGAACTTCCGGGGCGCTGACCGACTCGGCTACCGGCTCGCTCCGCTGAGGAGCTTCCTCGCGGGGAGGACGATCGCCGCGATCCGGTCGGGGACCACGATCGCCTCGGTCGCCGCCGCGATCTCGATCGCGATAGCCGCCTCGGTCTCCACCGCCGCCACGACCACCACGGTCGCCGCCGCGATCTCGATCTCGGCCGCCGTCGCGACCACCGCGTCCACCGCGATCGCCGCCACCCTGCCCGGGAGGCGGGGGAGTCGCCGTCTCGTTATCCTCGAGACCAGCCAGCGTCTGCTTCACGCCGAGGGCGGTGAGGTTGATTCGGCCCATGCCGTCGACCTCGTGCACCTTGACGTTGAGCTCGTCGCCGATGTTGACGACTTCCTCGATCCGGCCGAACTGCTTGGTGGTGAGGTGCTCTTTCGGCACCATTCCTTCGCGTCCGGGGATGTACTCCACCATCGCGCCACGACCCATGATCCGCGTGACCGGGCCTCGGAACTCGGTTCCGACCGCAACTTCGTCGGTCAGTGCGCGGATGCGAGCGATCGCGTCCTGCACCGCCGCGGCGTTGCTGCCGCCGACGAGCACCCGGCCATCCTGCTGGATGTCGATCGAAGCGCCGGTCTCGGCGGTCATCTTCTTAATAACCGCTCCGCCCGGGCCGATGACGGCGCCGATCTTTTCAGGGTTGATATTGATCGTGGTAACCGTCGGGGCGCTATCGCCGACCGTTTCTCGCGGCGCGGAGATCTCGGCCTCGATGACGTCCAGAATCTTGAACCGGGCGTCCTTTGCCTGAGCGAGGGCTCGGGCGAGAACCTCATCCGGAATTCCGTCCAGCTTCGTGTCGAGCTGGAGCGCGGTGATTCCGTCTCGGGTTCCGGCGACCTTGAAGTCCATATCGCCGCAGAAGTCTTCCATGCCGATGATGTCGGTGAGGACCTTGAAGACCTTACCGTCGGACATGAGACCCATCGCGATACCGGCGACCGGCGCCTTGATCTGGATACCCGCATCCATCAGCGCGAGGGTGGAGCCGCAGACCGACGCCATCGACGTCGAACCGTTGGACTCCAGAACCTCGGAGATGAGGAGCAGCGTGTAGGGGAAATTCGGGTCGTCCAGCGGAATCATCGGACGAAGCGCGCGCTCGGCGAGCGCGCCGTGACCCACTTCGCGTCGGCCGGGGCCGCGCATCGGTCGTACTTCACCGACCGAGTAAGCCGGGAAGTTGTAGAAGTGCATGTAGCGCTTCGGCTCTTCTTCCTCGATGCCGTCCATCGTCTGCGCATCGTTCGGCAGACCGAGCGTCGCAACCGTCATGACCTGCGTCTGGCCGCGGGTGAAGAGGCCGGAGCCGTGCACCTTGGGCAGAATGCCGGCGATCGCCTCGAGTTGGCGAAGTTCTTCGAGACCTCGGCCGTCCGGGCGCTTGTTCTTCTCGAGGATAAGCTCGCGAACCGTCCCTTTGACCACGGTATCGACCGCTTCGGGAAGCTGCTTGAGAAGCTCCGGCTTGTCCTCGAACTTCGGCGTCAACTGCTTGACGACGTCCTTCTTGAGGTCGTCAAGGGCGGACTCGCGAACCGCCTTGTCGCCGTTAAGGAGCGCCTTGGCGATATCCTTGCCTGCATCCTTCTTGATGGTCTTCTTGAGACCCTCGTCGATGGTGTGGAGCGCGACTTCTCGTCGCGGCTTGCCCGCCACCTTCGCGAACTTCTCGAACTCGCCGCAGATGACCTTGATGGCATCGTGCGCGAACTTGAGCGCGACGATCATGTCTTCTTCGGTAACTTCGCTCGCGCCGGCTTCCACCATCGAGATCGCGCCCTTGTGGCCCGCGACGACGAGGTCGAGATCGCTCTCTTTAATCTGCTGGATGCTCGGGAAGAGGATCAGCTCACCGTCGATCCGGCCGACGCGAACGCCGGCGATCGGGCCGTTGAACGGGAGATCGCTTACCGCAAGCGCGGCGCCCGCCGCGTTGATGGCGAGGACGTCGGGAGGACACTCCTGATCGACCGCGAAGGTCATCGCGATGATCTGGAGATCGTGTCGAAGTCCCTTGGGGAACAGCGGCCGGATCGGCCGGTCCATAAGGCGGCTGGTAAGGATCGACTTTTCGCTCGGTCGGCCTCCCCGCTTGATAAATCCGCCCGGGATCTTGCCCACGGCGTACTTGCGCTCTTCGTAATCGCAGACGAGCGGAAGAAAATCTAGCCCTTCTCGGGGCTTCTCGGACATCGTTGCGACGCCGAGGACGACAGTTTCGCCCATTCCAAGCAAAACAGCGCCGCCGGCTTGCCTGGCGACGCGACCGCTTTCGAGAGAGAGGGTCTTCCCTCCCACCTCGAATTCGTGACTATGAATCATTCAGTTGCCTCCGTTACCGGGGCTTGACTTCGCGGATGCCGAGCTTCTTGATCAGCTCTCGGTACTTGACGACGTCCTTGTTCCGGAGATAAGCCTCCAAACGGCGTCGTTTGCCCACCAGGAGAAGGAGCCCTCGTCGAGAGTGGAAATCCTTCTTGTGGGTCTT
This window encodes:
- a CDS encoding threonine ammonia-lyase, translated to MHRPTVFLTPDLLIERLGVRVTLAVEVFQRTGSFKFRAAYNVARNVSNPHLLTASSGNFGQALALAAKLTGKGCTVVMPATSSAVKIESVRGYGATVDLIDTTKVTREDRVAQLARENPEAYVASPFDDELVVAGNASLGIEIATHAQAFDFVVAPVGGGGLAAGLVRGLYEGGSAADVVGAEPALGNDFARSMREGRRLANEQEPQTLADGARTRQVGVLNWEILSRSIHEVIEVPEAAIRNGVRDLFRLANLKSEPTGALAVGAVATRPDLFAGKNVCCVVSGGNVDPALYAEVIASA
- a CDS encoding serine hydrolase domain-containing protein, which codes for MAPASPESLGIPSAAISALLDSAADSNIELHSLMVLRHGKVAAAGWWDPYRRNDVHLLYSLSKSFTSTAIGLAASEGRLTLDDKVVTFFPEALPDIPSENLMAMRVRDLLTMASGHAADTFGPLMWDSDDWARGFLAIPVEHEPGTHFVYNTGATYMLSRILRSVSGENLTDYLRPRLFDPLGIDEATSLKDPAGTDLGGTGLSITTESIAKFGQLLLQDGVWEGKRLLPEGWVDEASWPHVSNGDDPNSDWAQGYGYQFWRCRHGAYRGDGAFGQNCIVVPEKDAVFVTTARADDLQALLNLFWTHLLPALGEALPEDPIAHATLQNHLDNLYMHPPMGGGFSPISETISGRTYEDTDGGTYRFQFIGDRCRVHALGHVIEAGLGDYVRGETSFDSKEPRPVATWARWTEDDVLTIRIQDTKTPLNTVLTCRFGDGVRVELRRSGTFMPAEGPVFEGRSEPS
- a CDS encoding GNAT family N-acetyltransferase translates to MDDLEARLSYGEVTRGDLDDLIAIRTAAMRESLELVGRFDPVRARERLVRTFQPDHTRSIDLDGKRVGFYALLPTEEGFHLDHLYILPAFQGSGVGSAVMAHLFDLAKQRSGSIRLGALKGSDSNRFYRKHGFREVSQDEWDIYYVYP
- a CDS encoding phosphoribosyltransferase is translated as MLFRDRTDAGRRLAERLLSYRELHPIALGLARGGVVVAAAVAKELGGDFDVLVARKVGAPNFPEVGIGAVGPEGGRFFDIRSVRALGLLDRDLDRLAESEEAEVRRRLAAYRLGRPAPILTDRYVIVVDDGLATGVTAVAACEYVRRQSPKKLILAAPVCSQQAAELLASHVDEVVCLHSPEDFRSVGEWYENFTQTTDQEVMLLLSEAERAGYLA
- a CDS encoding aspartyl protease family protein — protein: MPHLALALLLGLAPIQTPIAELPFELVGNHIYLKGEAENRPISILLDSGAGMSVLDSGIAERWNIPRNKSGLPVTGAGAKPIQAQMLQGFKVRFAGTKIDQPIIIGIPLEQLAYLEGRPLEAVVGNEFFQKYVVNIDYANRKVRLFNPEGYTYTGKGKELSIRLVGNHPHIDAEIEVPEIGKLPVEAVIDTGAGSSVNLTGRLMEAQKLDGHFPKSPIAPSGAGVGGATTGRPGRLGSLSFGGFKLDRPVASMELSNGGALGTGAAYDILIGGDVMRRFDVTFDYSRKKLYLQANEEFIKPFPGDQTGFLMTAEGKNLRTYRVMWVSDGTPAKEAGIQVGDVLVQVDGKPAETYELYQLKKLFREPDKQWKLELDRNGERKKINLKGRSIV
- a CDS encoding TlpA family protein disulfide reductase, whose protein sequence is MILLSFIISGLALGGPGDVNVKFQPMADGAMRKIGYYMPQRLQLSFVRPAGIKKLPAGLTSPKYGTLAIGGKKVCLILDEPAGKPARLFVDTNGDGDLTNDKAPEWKQQANKLYMGSMQVPLMIGGSVRPVTLSAYRFDPADRPQFKNTILYYRDYAVKGEMKLGSKTYPVILSDETASGNFASTAKGARTSLLIDRNADGRFMQEEMFDVSKPFNLDGTTYKVGKIATDGSSLQLVKSDEEVAEVPLPPDVSLGKNVLPFQAETTSGQKIDFPTTYKGKVVMLDFWATWCGPCVAELPNVKKAYAQLHDKGFEILSISLDQKGDGPKLAKFTKDNDMPWNQVYDGGFWDARVAKLYGVHAIPFVILVDGDTGKIIANETTLRGPQIVDTITKALKSKGIN
- a CDS encoding glutathionylspermidine synthase family protein; its protein translation is MERIGIDPRSFWRAKVEQAGLLFHTEGDLPYWNESAYYRLSAGEVDVLETATNELHEMCLAAVQHVIDHKRYAEFAIPLNAIPSIEWAWEAEPPSLYGRFDLAFNGVDPPKMLEYNADTPTALLEAAVIQWKWLEERFPEGDQFNSIWEGLVELWGELRRDRHLKGPIVHFACSDSLEDVMTISLLRDTAHEAGIQTEGLLMEQIGWDERNRFFVDMHDRRIWTIFKLYPWEWLMADNFATQALQTMSDTQWIEPIWKMILSNKAILSVLWELYPNHPYLLPAYLDGPREMTSHVRKPILGREGANVTLSDGESGEDQGYGEEGFVYQQRFDLPSFEGNHPVIGSWVIDGIARGIGIRESDGLITDNLSRFVPHLFV